Proteins from a single region of Microbacterium sp. zg-Y818:
- a CDS encoding enoyl-CoA hydratase/isomerase family protein: MSPTVQEAADVLADRLVPAAPLAFPATAMWIDDDTEVPAAAASLRARRRIVIGVLRGSTSPAADVVAACDLILAGEDGHPSSVPASDLSAEVDRVFTAIGRNPYAAVVLADVLRAAESAPVIDALHVESLAYSALLAGSEFRAWLDARAARTAVVPDRAPVRVERSAADLHLVFDHPERRNAYSAAMRDALVDALSLAEADDTITRVLISGEGPSFCAGGDLTEFGTNPDGAQSHLLRTRGGAGALMHRLAAQVQVTVHGSCIGAGIELPAFASTLRVRGEATFRLPEVHMGLIPGAGGTVSIPRRIGRHRAYWLAVTGAAINASTALEWGLVDAVDPEG; this comes from the coding sequence ATGTCGCCCACCGTGCAGGAGGCCGCCGATGTGCTGGCGGACCGGCTGGTTCCGGCGGCGCCGCTCGCCTTCCCGGCGACCGCGATGTGGATCGACGATGACACCGAAGTCCCCGCCGCCGCGGCATCCCTGCGCGCACGCCGGCGCATCGTCATCGGCGTCTTGCGGGGATCGACCTCCCCGGCCGCCGACGTCGTCGCGGCGTGCGACCTCATCCTCGCGGGCGAGGACGGACACCCGTCGTCGGTCCCCGCGAGCGACCTCTCGGCCGAAGTGGATCGCGTGTTCACCGCCATCGGCCGCAATCCGTACGCGGCGGTGGTGCTGGCCGATGTGCTGCGGGCGGCCGAGTCGGCTCCGGTGATCGACGCCCTCCACGTGGAGTCGCTCGCCTACTCGGCGCTGCTCGCGGGATCCGAGTTCCGCGCCTGGCTCGACGCCCGCGCTGCACGCACCGCGGTCGTCCCCGACCGCGCGCCCGTGCGCGTCGAACGCAGCGCCGCGGATCTGCATCTCGTGTTCGACCATCCCGAGCGCCGCAACGCCTACTCGGCGGCGATGCGCGACGCGCTCGTGGACGCCCTGAGTCTCGCCGAGGCCGATGACACGATCACTCGCGTCCTGATCTCCGGCGAAGGACCGTCGTTCTGCGCGGGCGGGGATCTCACCGAGTTCGGGACGAATCCCGACGGCGCCCAGAGCCACCTGCTGCGCACCCGCGGCGGCGCCGGGGCGCTCATGCACCGGCTGGCAGCGCAGGTCCAGGTCACGGTGCACGGCTCCTGCATCGGCGCAGGCATCGAGTTGCCCGCCTTCGCCTCGACGCTGCGCGTGCGCGGCGAGGCCACGTTCCGTCTGCCCGAGGTGCACATGGGCCTCATCCCCGGCGCCGGCGGAACCGTCAGCATCCCGCGCCGCATCGGACGCCACCGCGCCTACTGGCTCGCGGTGACGGGGGCCGCGATCAACG